The Emcibacter nanhaiensis DNA window AGCCGCCATCGATTCCCGCGCCCTCGAAACTCAGGTAGTCGTCGCCCCATTTGGTGAAGGACCAGGCGAAGGCCGTGCTGTAAAAGTCCATGGTGGCGTCCCGGTCGGTCATGGGAAATTCAATATAGTTGATGGTATTGTGAACAGGCATGGTGCTGAATGTCTCCACGTAATGTTCTGTTTGGGGCCGCCTATTGTGCCACAGATACAGAAGCAAGTCGCAGAAAAAAGGAAGAGAGTTGAACAAGGAGCCATCGCTGAACAGCAGACCGAAATGGCATCATACGCCATTTGCCTGACCAATAACGAACAGGGTGTCTTGTCAAGGATTTCAGCTGGAGGTAGAATATTTCCTGTATAGGTTATAGTTCCCTGTGTAACAGCTTAAGGATAGTGAAAAAGAAGATATGCAGGATTTCGAAGTCGTTCAGGATTTTGTGTCTCGATCCTCCAGGGTATCATCGGAGGACGAATTAGTAGAAGCTTTTGACGGGGCGATCCAGAAACTTGGCTTCAATCATTTTTCCTGTATTTCGTTGATGGACTATAACAATCCTGTTCCCGGCTCGCTGCTGATTACAAAGATACCGGAAAGCTGGGCGTCGAGGTATCTGGACAAAAAATATCACGAGAATGATGCGGTTCTTGATGCGGTACAGAACAGGAATATTCCTGTGGTCTGGGAAAATATGAATGTCCGCAACAGGTTCCAGAAGAATATTCTCAATGAAGCCTCGGAATGCGGGCTGAAAAACGGGATTTCGGTGCAACTGTTCGTGCCCGGATTCATCCCGACCACTTTCAGCGTCTCCTCCGAGGAAAGTGACTTCGACCGGGACAGCTATCTTATTCTGCACCTGTTATGCGTATATTTCCATGAAGCCGTTCTGCGGCTGAGAGAGGAATCCGGCAATCCGCTGTTTGAAAAGAAGGACCTGACGGGGCGGGAAAAAGAATGTCTCTACTGGGTGGCGTCCGGGAAAAGCGATACGGACATCGCCGATATTCTCAATATCAGTAAACACACCGTCCATTTCCATATTGAAAACGCCAAACGCAAATTCAATCTTTCCACCAGAATCCAGACGGTGGTGCGCGCCATTCTGAGCTGCTCCATAATCCCATAGGTAGTATTGCTGACTTTCCACTTAATCCATGGTGGAACAAAATCTCCCCTGTTTTTTAATTCGGGCGAAAACCTGCCTACCTAGGCAGGTCACATCATTTCGTTTTTTTTCCAGAATTGCTCCTGCACACAACTAGTCACCACAATACGGCAGGAGGATAAGATGCATGTTGATATGGTAACGCATGAAAACCGCCATCATTTTTCCGATGAATTGCGGCTCATGTTCCGGCAGCGTTTTGACGTTTTTGAAGAGCAAATGGGTTGGCAGCTTCCCATGGCGGACTATGAAAACCGGCTCGAAATCGATGAATTCGACAGTGAAGATACGGTTTATCTTCTCATCAAGGATGACAATAATGAATTGATTGGCAGCTTGCGTCTTCTGCCGTCAACCGGTCCCCATCTGATGTCGGAACTTTTCTCCCATCTGGTGGAGGGGCCGGTGGCCCGGGCCGACGATACCTGGGAGTGCTCGCGGGTCTATGTCCTTTCCAACAAGGGAAAAGCGTCGGGGCTCAAGGCTGGTGGCGGGGCAGAACTCAGCGTCGCCATGATGGAAGCCGGACTTATGCTCGGCATCAGCAAAATCAATGTAATCGCCAATATGAATACGCTGCCGATGATCCTGAGGTCCGGCTGGGGCACCATGCCGCTCGGCCTGCCGCAGACCGTCGGCAATGAGCAGGTCATCGCCCTCAGCATCATGATCAATCCGGTGGGGCTGCAGGTCCTGCGTCAGCGTCGCAATGTGCCGCAGTCCATGCTTCGAATTCTACAGAAAGAAAAGGAGGTAGCGTAATGTCTACAAGTGAACAAAAACCGTTGGGTGAACTCTTTGCACGTCTTGGATACGCGCTTCTTGAACTGTCGCCGGAGGACCGGAATATCCTGGTAGAGCATTGTGTTCAACTGGCGGGAGATATGAACAGCCAGCGTGCCCAGCTGGCCCTGAAGTATCCTGCGCTGATGGGGGGGACAAAAGATGTTTCAGACGACTAACGCCCTGTTGCAGGACGACGGGACGGTGTGCCCGGTCGCGGAATATACTGCCCGCCTGCGTAACGACGGTTTCCTCATCATTGAAGACCTTGTACCCGAACTGATGATCGAACAGATCAATGAGGAACTCCGGCCCGCGTTCCGGCAGACTCCCAACAGTGAAGGCCTGTTCTGGGGATTTCAGACCAAAAGGATGGGGCGGCTTTTCACCAAGGCGCCGA harbors:
- a CDS encoding acyl-homoserine-lactone synthase, which gives rise to MHVDMVTHENRHHFSDELRLMFRQRFDVFEEQMGWQLPMADYENRLEIDEFDSEDTVYLLIKDDNNELIGSLRLLPSTGPHLMSELFSHLVEGPVARADDTWECSRVYVLSNKGKASGLKAGGGAELSVAMMEAGLMLGISKINVIANMNTLPMILRSGWGTMPLGLPQTVGNEQVIALSIMINPVGLQVLRQRRNVPQSMLRILQKEKEVA
- a CDS encoding helix-turn-helix transcriptional regulator; translation: MQDFEVVQDFVSRSSRVSSEDELVEAFDGAIQKLGFNHFSCISLMDYNNPVPGSLLITKIPESWASRYLDKKYHENDAVLDAVQNRNIPVVWENMNVRNRFQKNILNEASECGLKNGISVQLFVPGFIPTTFSVSSEESDFDRDSYLILHLLCVYFHEAVLRLREESGNPLFEKKDLTGREKECLYWVASGKSDTDIADILNISKHTVHFHIENAKRKFNLSTRIQTVVRAILSCSIIP